A stretch of the Deinococcus aestuarii genome encodes the following:
- a CDS encoding LacI family DNA-binding transcriptional regulator, which yields MTRATLRDVAAQAGVSHQTVSNVLNDHPSIRPATRERVLAAIRDLDYHPNAAAKALRESRVTTLCCAFYGHAADDISDPYRNLVQSAFIAEANARGYSITTAMLQGERPEGLGALRTAYMGRSFGGVVVVSTTLPVEWMRTLAGWGIPTVLFDRADPDGVLPSVTADYVGGMTELVAYHVSRGRRDLALVIPGDDFGSSAVLRREGFLAAARAQGVRHRIEAGPWTAEAGELAFRRLWTGGDRPDAVLCGNDRMGAGALYAARQLGVRVPEEVAVSGFDDFEFARYTAPSLTTLHLPHGEMARLAVRRLLGRLEGQGSPGEAPDHRLPVTLVQRESA from the coding sequence ATGACCCGAGCGACGCTCCGGGATGTCGCCGCGCAGGCGGGCGTCTCGCATCAAACCGTGTCCAACGTGCTCAACGACCACCCGTCCATCCGCCCGGCGACCCGGGAGCGTGTGCTCGCCGCCATCCGTGACCTCGACTACCACCCGAACGCCGCCGCCAAGGCGCTGCGCGAGTCGCGGGTGACGACCCTGTGCTGCGCGTTTTACGGGCACGCGGCGGACGACATCTCCGATCCCTACCGCAACCTGGTGCAGTCGGCCTTTATCGCCGAGGCGAACGCGCGGGGGTATTCCATCACGACGGCGATGTTGCAAGGCGAGCGGCCCGAGGGGCTGGGCGCCCTGCGCACCGCCTACATGGGGCGCAGCTTCGGGGGCGTGGTGGTGGTGAGCACCACCCTGCCGGTGGAATGGATGCGGACGCTGGCGGGGTGGGGCATTCCCACGGTGCTGTTCGACCGCGCCGACCCGGACGGGGTGTTGCCCTCGGTGACGGCCGACTACGTGGGGGGGATGACCGAACTCGTCGCGTACCACGTCTCGCGGGGCCGCCGGGACCTCGCGCTCGTCATTCCGGGAGACGATTTCGGCAGCAGCGCGGTGCTGCGCCGGGAGGGATTTCTCGCCGCCGCCCGGGCACAGGGGGTCCGGCACCGCATCGAGGCGGGGCCCTGGACCGCCGAGGCGGGCGAACTCGCCTTCCGCCGCCTGTGGACGGGGGGAGACCGCCCCGACGCGGTGCTGTGCGGCAACGACCGGATGGGGGCCGGGGCGCTGTACGCGGCGCGCCAGCTCGGCGTGCGGGTGCCGGAGGAGGTGGCGGTCAGCGGCTTTGACGACTTCGAGTTCGCCCGCTACACCGCGCCCAGCCTGACGACGCTGCACCTCCCGCACGGCGAGATGGCCCGCCTCGCCGTGCGGCGCCTGCTCGGCCGGCTGGAAGGCCAGGGCTCTCCGGGGGAGGCGCCCGACCACCGGCTTCCCGTCACCCTCGTCCAGCGCGAATCCGCGTAA